Proteins from one Sphingomonas sp. HF-S4 genomic window:
- a CDS encoding acyltransferase family protein: MADRGSRNLLALDLLRFACAVMVVAFHWGSGFVHGPPPGGRALLEGMPIDGRLSPFLNSGWIGVELFFVVSGFVIAWSAEGSSPSAFAGRRFLRLLPAAWLCASLTTLAMLIAGSMTPGTVVGLWLGSVLFWPMFGIDPSYWTLAIEVNFYLLIALSLLGGATLGTIERIGALLGLASAAYWIASCFVPVPPAGDRIVQLTLLPHGCFFALGMLIRARQRLGWRALRLVYLIPAGIAAVIEIDAHRIIMHGDNPAYVPPLLLFGLCLLPILFAERLQPRLTRAVRAPMVTTLGLMTYPLYLLHQELGAILIGGLLRLGVPFWPACALMFVTMLALSWAVVRFGEPPLRALLKRLGRARATRDGRGDRLTARAPWH; encoded by the coding sequence ATGGCCGATCGGGGATCTCGCAACCTCCTTGCCCTGGACCTGCTGCGCTTCGCCTGCGCCGTGATGGTCGTCGCGTTCCATTGGGGTAGCGGATTCGTCCACGGGCCGCCGCCGGGCGGGCGGGCGCTGCTCGAAGGCATGCCGATCGACGGGCGACTGTCGCCGTTCCTCAATTCGGGCTGGATCGGCGTCGAATTGTTCTTCGTGGTGTCCGGCTTCGTCATCGCCTGGTCCGCCGAAGGATCGAGCCCTTCCGCCTTCGCCGGCCGCCGCTTCCTGCGCCTGCTGCCAGCCGCCTGGCTTTGCGCGTCGCTGACCACCCTCGCCATGCTGATAGCCGGCAGCATGACGCCCGGGACGGTTGTCGGGCTATGGCTGGGTTCCGTCCTGTTCTGGCCGATGTTCGGCATCGATCCGAGCTATTGGACGCTCGCGATCGAAGTGAACTTCTATCTGCTGATCGCGCTGTCCCTGCTAGGCGGCGCGACGCTGGGCACGATCGAGCGGATCGGCGCGCTGCTCGGTCTCGCCAGCGCCGCCTATTGGATCGCGTCATGCTTCGTGCCGGTCCCGCCCGCCGGCGACCGGATCGTCCAGCTCACCCTGCTGCCGCATGGCTGCTTCTTCGCGCTCGGAATGCTGATCCGCGCGCGGCAAAGGCTGGGGTGGCGGGCTCTGCGCCTTGTCTATCTGATACCCGCCGGTATCGCGGCGGTGATTGAGATCGATGCCCACCGGATCATCATGCACGGCGACAACCCCGCTTATGTCCCGCCGCTGCTGCTGTTCGGCCTGTGCCTTCTGCCGATCCTGTTCGCCGAACGACTCCAGCCGCGGCTCACCCGCGCGGTCCGAGCGCCCATGGTGACAACGCTGGGGCTGATGACCTACCCGCTCTATCTCCTGCACCAGGAACTCGGCGCGATCCTGATCGGCGGATTGCTCCGTCTCGGCGTGCCGTTCTGGCCGGCCTGCGCCCTTATGTTCGTAACGATGCTGGCGCTATCTTGGGCAGTCGTCCGCTTCGGCGAGCCGCCGCTCCGCGCGCTGCTCAAGAGGCTCGGTCGGGCGAGGGCGACGAGAGATGGTCGGGGAGACAGGCTTACGGCACGCGCGCCATGGCATTGA
- the dctA gene encoding C4-dicarboxylate transporter DctA: MAPNLGSDGHKPPFWRLLYFWVLIGIVAGIAVGAAFPAFGTGLQPLGDGFIALVKMIIPPVIFLTVVTGIAGSHQLAALGRVVVKAFAYFLFFSTLALVVGLVVANVVQPGAGMHVDPTTLNAAAVHGYEEKAHETTLTGFLLSIIPTTLVSAFTSGSILQVLFVAVLFGVSLTLVGAPARPVTDMLERIALVVFRLVTIVMWAAPVGAFGAMAFTIGKYGLGSLLSLGALVGTFYLTSLIFVLVILGSVAALNGFSILKLLRYLKAELLLVLGTSSSEAALPALIQKMQRAGCDKEVVGVVVPTGYSFNLDGTNIYMTLAALFIAQATGVELTLGEELALLGVAMLSSKGAAGVTGSGFITLAATLAIVPKVPIAGMALILGVDRFMSECRSLTNFIGNAVATIVVARWEGALDRDQLVRALDGVPDEVPAAPPVETDPD; the protein is encoded by the coding sequence ATGGCGCCGAACCTGGGCAGCGACGGGCACAAGCCGCCTTTCTGGCGGCTGCTCTATTTCTGGGTGCTGATCGGCATCGTCGCTGGGATCGCGGTCGGCGCGGCCTTTCCGGCCTTCGGCACAGGACTCCAGCCGCTCGGCGATGGCTTCATTGCGCTGGTCAAGATGATCATCCCGCCGGTGATCTTCCTCACCGTGGTGACCGGGATCGCCGGATCGCATCAGCTTGCCGCGCTGGGCCGCGTGGTGGTCAAGGCGTTCGCCTATTTCCTGTTCTTCTCGACGCTGGCGCTGGTCGTGGGGCTCGTCGTGGCGAATGTCGTCCAGCCTGGTGCGGGCATGCATGTCGACCCCACCACGCTCAATGCCGCCGCGGTGCACGGCTATGAGGAGAAGGCGCACGAGACGACGCTCACCGGCTTCCTGCTCTCGATCATCCCGACGACCTTGGTCTCGGCGTTCACCAGTGGTTCGATCCTCCAGGTCCTGTTCGTGGCGGTGCTGTTCGGCGTGTCGCTGACGTTGGTCGGCGCCCCTGCCCGCCCGGTGACCGACATGCTCGAGCGAATCGCGCTGGTGGTGTTCCGGCTGGTGACGATCGTGATGTGGGCGGCGCCGGTCGGCGCGTTCGGCGCGATGGCGTTCACGATCGGCAAATATGGCCTCGGCAGCCTGCTAAGCCTCGGTGCCCTTGTCGGCACCTTCTATCTTACCTCGCTGATCTTCGTGCTGGTGATCCTGGGCAGCGTCGCGGCGCTCAACGGCTTCTCGATCCTCAAGCTGCTGCGGTATCTCAAGGCCGAGCTGCTGCTGGTGCTCGGCACCTCCTCGTCGGAAGCCGCCCTGCCCGCGCTGATCCAGAAGATGCAGCGCGCCGGCTGCGACAAGGAAGTCGTCGGCGTAGTGGTGCCGACCGGCTATTCGTTCAATCTCGACGGCACCAACATCTACATGACGTTGGCGGCGTTGTTCATCGCCCAGGCAACCGGCGTCGAACTCACGCTCGGCGAGGAACTCGCGCTGCTCGGGGTGGCGATGTTGAGCTCGAAGGGCGCGGCGGGCGTCACCGGATCGGGCTTTATCACGCTGGCGGCGACGCTGGCGATCGTGCCGAAGGTGCCGATCGCGGGGATGGCACTGATTCTGGGCGTCGATCGCTTCATGAGCGAATGCCGCAGCCTCACCAATTTCATCGGCAACGCCGTCGCGACGATCGTGGTGGCGCGCTGGGAAGGCGCGCTCGACCGCGATCAGCTTGTGCGGGCGCTCGACGGGGTGCCGGACGAGGTTCCTGCCGCCCCGCCAGTAGAAACCGATCCGGATTGA
- a CDS encoding M28 family peptidase has translation MTKRILLAAVAALALPCSALAQTHDVAALRDAALQDDLAWEITEGLTTEIGARLAATEDEARARKWAIAKLTALGFQNVRSEPFRMPVWVRGEEKAEVLGQHAQKLSLAALGNSGSTGAKGIEAEVVYFASFADLQAAPAGTLKGKIAFIDHRMTVTQDGSSYGVFGAARRTGPSIAASKGAVATLIRSIGTDYHRNPHTGGTNWAQGVKPIPAAALALPDAEQLERLLKRGPVRLKLDITPQFKGQGESGNVIAEVPGSDPAAGIVLVACHLDSWDLATGAIDDASGCGIVAAAAKRIMDAGQPRRTIRVLWAGAEEPGVWGGKAYFEAHKNERHVLASESDFGADRIWKFDATLPESGKPVVDRLAAALAPLGVGRGRDPATGGADVAAVISAGASGIDLAQSGLRYFDYHHTPDDTLDKVDPAQLRQNVAVWTTMLAITANAPEQIGPAR, from the coding sequence ATGACCAAGCGCATCCTGCTTGCGGCCGTGGCCGCTCTCGCCCTTCCCTGCTCCGCGCTCGCCCAGACGCACGATGTCGCGGCGCTACGCGATGCGGCGCTCCAGGACGATCTCGCCTGGGAAATCACCGAGGGGCTGACCACTGAGATCGGGGCCCGGCTGGCTGCGACCGAGGACGAGGCACGCGCGCGCAAATGGGCGATCGCCAAGCTTACCGCGCTCGGCTTCCAGAACGTTCGCAGCGAGCCGTTCAGGATGCCGGTCTGGGTACGCGGCGAGGAAAAGGCCGAAGTCTTGGGGCAGCACGCGCAGAAGCTCAGCCTCGCCGCGCTTGGCAATTCGGGCTCGACGGGGGCCAAGGGCATCGAAGCGGAGGTTGTCTATTTCGCCAGCTTCGCCGATCTTCAGGCGGCGCCGGCGGGCACCCTCAAGGGTAAGATCGCGTTCATCGACCACCGGATGACCGTGACACAGGACGGTTCCAGCTACGGCGTGTTCGGCGCCGCGCGGCGCACCGGACCTAGCATCGCGGCGAGCAAGGGCGCGGTCGCCACGCTGATCCGCTCGATCGGCACCGATTATCATCGCAACCCGCACACCGGCGGCACCAATTGGGCGCAGGGTGTGAAGCCGATTCCCGCCGCGGCGCTAGCGCTGCCCGATGCCGAGCAGCTCGAGCGGCTGCTGAAGCGCGGGCCGGTGCGACTCAAGCTCGACATCACTCCGCAGTTCAAGGGCCAAGGCGAGTCGGGCAACGTGATCGCCGAAGTGCCAGGCAGCGACCCTGCTGCCGGGATCGTACTCGTCGCCTGCCACCTCGATAGCTGGGATCTCGCCACCGGCGCGATCGATGACGCATCGGGGTGCGGCATCGTTGCCGCCGCCGCCAAGCGGATCATGGACGCAGGCCAGCCGCGCCGTACCATTCGCGTGCTCTGGGCCGGCGCCGAGGAGCCGGGCGTATGGGGCGGGAAAGCCTATTTCGAGGCGCACAAGAACGAGCGTCATGTCCTTGCCTCCGAATCCGATTTCGGCGCCGATCGCATCTGGAAGTTCGACGCCACGCTGCCGGAAAGCGGCAAGCCGGTGGTCGACCGCCTCGCCGCCGCGCTCGCCCCGCTCGGCGTCGGCCGCGGCCGCGATCCCGCCACCGGCGGTGCCGACGTCGCCGCGGTGATAAGCGCGGGCGCATCCGGAATTGACCTTGCGCAATCCGGGCTGCGCTATTTCGACTATCACCACACCCCGGACGATACGCTCGACAAGGTCGATCCGGCGCAGCTTCGCCAGAACGTCGCGGTGTGGACGACGATGCTCGCAATTACGGCCAACGCGCCCGAGCAAATCGGGCCGGCACGCTGA
- a CDS encoding MbtH family protein, which translates to MPTDETEDATIYLAVVNAEEQYSIWPKDRPLPAGWNETGASGTRVEMLAWIRETWTDMRPLSLRKKMQESGAE; encoded by the coding sequence ATGCCGACCGACGAGACCGAGGACGCCACCATCTACCTCGCAGTGGTGAACGCCGAGGAGCAATATTCGATCTGGCCGAAGGATCGCCCGCTGCCCGCCGGCTGGAACGAGACCGGCGCCTCGGGCACCAGAGTCGAGATGCTTGCCTGGATCCGGGAGACGTGGACCGACATGCGCCCGCTGAGCCTGCGCAAGAAGATGCAGGAATCCGGCGCAGAATAA